In the genome of Pelodiscus sinensis isolate JC-2024 chromosome 3, ASM4963464v1, whole genome shotgun sequence, one region contains:
- the SULT6B1 gene encoding sulfotransferase 6B1, whose product MAKPQNKLADEIEKAVEKMKGVSLKDLLFFYQGTPYPVHICSAETFKALENLEARRDDMVLVSYPKCGVNWLICLLNDLIFTTSQTKPENTELPFIECGDPEKYQRMKQLPSPRILATHLLYDNLPKSIFENKAKILVLFRNPKDTAASFFHFHNNAPNVPSYISWDEFFSEFMSGKVGWGSYFDHAVAWNKHIEDENVMFITYEDLKENLTSGLKQIAEFFGFSPTAEQIQSIADRGNFQAMREKSQEIYGPIGPVLFRKGVVGDWKNLFSDAQSKEMDAKFKECLGGTKLEAKMKYDVYCKA is encoded by the exons ATGGCAAAGCCACAGAACAAATTAGCTGATGAAATAGAGAAAGCAGTGGAGAAGATGAAAGGGGTTTCCCTTAAAGATCTGCTGTTCTTTTATCAGGGAACCCCGTATCCTGTCCATATATGCAGTGCAGAGACATTCAAGGCCCTGGAAAACTTAGAAGCCAGAAGAGATGATATGGTGTTGGTGTCTTACCCCAAATGCG gTGTGAATTGGCTTATCTGTCTTTTAAATGATTTGATATTTACAACTTCCCAGACTAAACCAGAAAATACAGAACTGCCATTTATTGAATGTGGAGATCCAGAAAAATATCAG AGGATGAAACAGTTACCATCTCCAAGGATTTTGGCAACACACCTTCTTTATGACAATCTCCCTAAGTCTATCTTCGAGAATAAAGCCAAG ATACTGGTGTTGTTTCGAAATCCTAAAGATACAGCTGCATCATTTTTCCATTTCCATAACAATGCCCCAAACGTCCCCAGTTATATCTCCTGGGATGAGTTCTTCTCAGAGTTCATGAGTGGAAAAG TTGGCTGGGGATCCTATTTTGACCATGCAGTTGCCTGGAACAAACACATTGAGGATGAAAATGTTATGTTTATAACATATGAAGACCTGAAAGAG AACCTGACTTCTGGATTGAAGCAAATAGCTGAATTCTTTGGATTCTCTCCAACAGCAGAGCAGATTCAGTCTATTGCAGACAGGGGCAACTTCCAAGCAATGAGAGAGAAATCCCAGGAGATCTATGGCCCAATTGGCCCAGTTCTCTTCCGTAAAG GTGTTGTTGGAGATTGGAAGAATCTTTTTAGTGACGCTCAAAGCAAGGAAATGGATGCCAAATTTAAAGAGTGTTTAGGGGGAACCAAATTGGAAGCAAAGATGAAGTATGATGTGTACTGCAAGGCCTGA
- the CEBPZOS gene encoding protein CEBPZOS isoform X1 yields the protein MRRRAAPYAHTSRTGKADCACAAACVPRSQSRFRTEGMKPLRVKIFKGVLLFEMVGLLGAYFLYYRMDKNQDFRHKMNMRFPSVLELYYKSNEWAGIHGIREKDQLKWLSSKN from the exons ATGCGCCGACGGGCGGCTCCTTACGCGCACACGTCGAGAACCGGAAAAGcagactgcgcatgcgccgcggcCTGCGTCCCACGTTCCCAGTCCCGGTTCAGGACAGAAG gcatgaAACCTCTTAGAGTAAAGATCTTCAAAGGAGTTTTACTTTTTGAAATGGTTGGGCTTTTGGGAGCATATTTTCTATATTATAGAATGGACAAAAATCAAG ATTTCAGGCATAAAATGAACATGAGATTTCCATCTGTTCTGGAAC TTTATTATAAAAGCAATGAATGGGCTGGAATTCATGGAATAAGGGAGAAAGACCAATTGAAATGGCTAAGCAGCAAAAATTAG
- the CEBPZOS gene encoding protein CEBPZOS isoform X2, with translation MFQNAKWHRHYGIAAHSASLSKLTAVFLMGMKPLRVKIFKGVLLFEMVGLLGAYFLYYRMDKNQDFRHKMNMRFPSVLELYYKSNEWAGIHGIREKDQLKWLSSKN, from the exons ATGTTCCAGAACGCAaagtggcacaggcactatggaaTAGCtgcccacagtgcatcactctcaaagttgACAGCAGTCTTCCTAATGG gcatgaAACCTCTTAGAGTAAAGATCTTCAAAGGAGTTTTACTTTTTGAAATGGTTGGGCTTTTGGGAGCATATTTTCTATATTATAGAATGGACAAAAATCAAG ATTTCAGGCATAAAATGAACATGAGATTTCCATCTGTTCTGGAAC TTTATTATAAAAGCAATGAATGGGCTGGAATTCATGGAATAAGGGAGAAAGACCAATTGAAATGGCTAAGCAGCAAAAATTAG
- the CEBPZOS gene encoding protein CEBPZOS isoform X3 yields the protein MKPLRVKIFKGVLLFEMVGLLGAYFLYYRMDKNQDFRHKMNMRFPSVLELYYKSNEWAGIHGIREKDQLKWLSSKN from the exons atgaAACCTCTTAGAGTAAAGATCTTCAAAGGAGTTTTACTTTTTGAAATGGTTGGGCTTTTGGGAGCATATTTTCTATATTATAGAATGGACAAAAATCAAG ATTTCAGGCATAAAATGAACATGAGATTTCCATCTGTTCTGGAAC TTTATTATAAAAGCAATGAATGGGCTGGAATTCATGGAATAAGGGAGAAAGACCAATTGAAATGGCTAAGCAGCAAAAATTAG